A window from Saccharomyces cerevisiae S288C chromosome XIII, complete sequence encodes these proteins:
- the RPS10B gene encoding 40S ribosomal protein eS10 RPS10B (Protein component of the small (40S) ribosomal subunit; homologous to mammalian ribosomal protein S10, no bacterial homolog; RPS10B has a paralog, RPS10A, that arose from the whole genome duplication; mutations in the human homolog associated with Diamond-Blackfan anemia): MLMPKQERNKIHQYLFQEGVVVAKKDFNQAKHEEIDTKNLYVIKALQSLTSKGYVKTQFSWQYYYYTLTEEGVEYLREYLNLPEHIVPGTYIQERNPSQRPQRRY; this comes from the exons ATGTTGATGCCaaagcaagaaagaaacaaaattcACCAATACTTGTTTCAAG AAGGTGTTGTCGTCGCTAAGAAGGATTTCAACCAAGCTAAGCACGAAGAAATTGATACCAAGAACTTGTATGTTATCAAGGCTTTGCAATCCTTGACTTCTAAGGGTTACGTTAAGACTCAATTCTCATGGCAATACTACTATTACACTTTGACTGAAGAAGGTGTTGAATACTTGAGAGAATACTTGAACTTGCCTGAACACATTGTCCCAGGTACCTacattcaagaaagaaaccCATCCCAAAGACCTCAAAGAAGATACTAA
- a CDS encoding uncharacterized protein (hypothetical protein) — MCIIVKYSQCNLFFQDVLRCRHVLCMLFSIVVHFRLSSFVSVCGVRIMCNCINCSRFIHNIN; from the coding sequence ATGTGTATTATTGTAAAATACTCACAATGTAATCTATTTTTTCAGGATGTGTTACGATGCAGACATGTTTTGTGCATGCTCTTTAGCATTGTTGTGCATTTTAGATTGTCGTCGTTTGTTTCTGTATGTGGTGTACGGATTATGTGTAACTGTATTAATTGTTCAAGATTCATTCATAATATTAACTAA